From the Marinomonas sp. THO17 genome, one window contains:
- a CDS encoding FAD-dependent oxidoreductase: MKKIGLLLLIALLATGFFYFDLHQLLTLTGLKDGLVQFEAWRNDSPILVGGGFLLLYVLVTALSLPGAAIMTLAAGALFGLGWGLLIVSFASSIGATLAFLVSRYLLQATVQSKFGDRLAAINQGIEKEGAFYLFTLRLVPVFPFFLINLLMGLTRIRAFTFYWVSQLGMLAGTFVYVNAGTQLGQIDSLSGILSPSLLLSFVLLGVFPLASKKILDWLKARRVYQGYTKPKQFDRNMIVIGAGAGGLVSAYIAATVKAKVTLIEAHKMGGDCLNYGCVPSKALIKSAKVANQMRHAEQYGLQSSEPSFSFKQVMQRVQKVIRQVEPHDSVERYTGLGVDVVQGYAKIIDPWTVEIDLHEGGTKRMTARSIVLATGARPFVPDLPGLDEVGYLTSDTLWQAFVERDEPPKRLVILGGGPIGCELAQSFARLGSSVTQIERSARLMAREDKDVSELAEATLRANGVDVLTQHNAVRFEQEGDTKRIIVEHNGEQRALEFDDVICAVGRQARLEGYGLEELGIETKGTIVTNDYLETLFPNIYAAGDVAGPYQFTHVAAHQAWYAAVNALFGSLKRFKVDYRVIPWTTFIDPEVARVGLSEQEAQDKGVAYEVVRYGIDDLDRAIADSAGQGFVKVLTVPGKDKILGVTIVGEHAGDLLAEFVLAMKHGLGLNKILGTIHTYPTWAEANKYAAGEWKRAHAPEKVLNWLEKYHTWRRG; this comes from the coding sequence ATGAAGAAGATAGGACTGTTGTTACTGATTGCACTACTGGCGACGGGCTTTTTTTATTTTGATCTGCACCAGCTGTTGACATTAACCGGCTTGAAAGACGGCTTAGTGCAATTTGAAGCTTGGCGAAATGATAGCCCAATTTTGGTCGGTGGTGGCTTTTTGCTGCTGTATGTCTTGGTCACTGCCTTATCATTGCCCGGAGCGGCAATTATGACCCTAGCGGCTGGGGCCTTGTTCGGTTTAGGATGGGGTTTATTGATCGTTTCTTTTGCCAGTTCCATTGGTGCCACCTTGGCTTTCTTGGTATCGCGTTACTTATTGCAGGCGACGGTGCAATCTAAATTCGGTGACCGTCTTGCAGCCATTAACCAAGGTATCGAAAAGGAAGGAGCCTTTTATCTTTTTACCTTGCGCCTAGTGCCGGTTTTCCCTTTTTTCTTGATTAATTTGTTGATGGGGTTAACTCGAATTCGCGCTTTCACTTTTTACTGGGTCAGTCAGCTTGGCATGTTGGCTGGGACTTTCGTGTACGTCAATGCAGGGACTCAGCTTGGTCAAATTGATAGTTTATCAGGTATCTTGTCGCCCTCTTTGTTGTTGTCTTTCGTTTTGTTAGGCGTATTTCCTTTAGCATCGAAGAAAATTCTCGATTGGCTGAAAGCACGTCGAGTATATCAAGGTTATACTAAACCTAAGCAATTTGATCGCAACATGATTGTTATAGGCGCAGGTGCTGGTGGCTTGGTAAGTGCTTACATCGCGGCAACGGTTAAGGCCAAAGTGACCTTGATTGAAGCACATAAAATGGGTGGCGATTGCTTGAATTATGGCTGTGTGCCTAGTAAGGCGTTGATTAAGAGTGCCAAAGTGGCCAATCAAATGCGTCATGCGGAACAATACGGATTACAAAGCAGCGAACCTAGTTTCTCTTTCAAGCAGGTGATGCAGCGAGTACAGAAGGTGATTCGTCAGGTGGAGCCGCACGATAGTGTGGAGCGTTACACTGGGTTGGGCGTGGATGTGGTTCAAGGATACGCCAAGATCATCGATCCTTGGACGGTGGAAATTGATTTGCATGAAGGTGGCACAAAACGCATGACCGCGCGCAGTATTGTCTTGGCGACGGGAGCACGGCCCTTTGTACCGGATTTACCTGGCTTAGACGAGGTGGGGTATTTAACTTCAGACACCTTATGGCAAGCGTTTGTGGAACGGGATGAGCCACCTAAACGCTTAGTGATTCTCGGTGGTGGGCCAATTGGTTGTGAATTGGCGCAGAGTTTCGCTCGATTGGGTTCCAGTGTCACGCAGATTGAGCGCTCTGCTCGTCTTATGGCCAGAGAAGATAAGGATGTGTCTGAGTTAGCAGAAGCGACTTTAAGAGCAAACGGTGTGGATGTCTTAACTCAGCACAATGCAGTGCGTTTTGAACAAGAAGGTGATACTAAGCGCATCATAGTTGAACACAATGGTGAGCAAAGGGCATTAGAGTTTGACGATGTCATTTGTGCGGTGGGTCGTCAGGCCCGATTGGAAGGTTACGGTTTAGAAGAACTGGGTATTGAAACCAAGGGCACCATAGTGACAAATGACTATCTGGAAACCTTATTCCCTAATATCTATGCCGCTGGTGACGTGGCTGGGCCTTATCAATTTACGCATGTCGCGGCTCATCAAGCATGGTATGCCGCGGTGAACGCCTTATTTGGCTCTCTGAAGCGCTTCAAGGTCGATTATCGAGTTATTCCTTGGACTACCTTTATCGATCCTGAAGTGGCTCGCGTTGGTTTGAGTGAGCAAGAGGCGCAAGACAAAGGTGTGGCCTATGAAGTAGTGCGTTATGGAATTGATGATTTGGATCGTGCTATTGCGGACAGTGCTGGCCAAGGTTTTGTCAAAGTATTAACCGTGCCCGGCAAAGACAAAATTTTGGGGGTGACCATAGTAGGGGAACACGCGGGTGACTTGTTAGCAGAATTTGTTTT
- a CDS encoding MFS transporter: MPLTQTPDTVSQTQWLEVILLWLAGVSAAMQFAKFSVSFDALLAYYQQSATLTGMSLSIVGIAGLIFGVSAGMIASRFGYLRVLIGALLLGGALSMVQSILPPFNLLMVTRLLEGFSQLGVVVAAPTLIAKFSAPQHRSLTMGIWGTFFGVAFAVCGGLGKSILEIHGLSALLLSHGILISGIGIILFFILRNNPLLILLPVVGDQGSILAQMIRIYKNPRALLPSLVFLFYTCTLVSILTYVPGLINDKALHKSMLIILPLLSTSGTFLAGAIAQYVMRPQRVALLAYFGVALAAMSLVFVSHSPWLLSFVLGGLVLCLGMIPGASLAMIPYLARNPKEQAEGYGLLAQFGNLGATIGPPSYAALMTLFGLFGIVGLVLLICFFGVLFSLLAARLKAIT; the protein is encoded by the coding sequence ATGCCTCTCACTCAAACACCAGACACTGTATCTCAAACTCAATGGCTCGAAGTGATTTTACTCTGGCTGGCGGGTGTTTCTGCGGCCATGCAATTTGCCAAGTTTTCCGTATCGTTTGATGCTTTGTTGGCCTACTACCAACAAAGCGCGACCTTAACTGGGATGTCCTTATCGATTGTCGGTATTGCAGGGTTAATATTTGGTGTGTCTGCAGGCATGATTGCCAGTCGTTTTGGCTATTTACGAGTGCTAATTGGAGCCTTGTTACTGGGCGGTGCCTTGTCTATGGTGCAATCCATTTTACCGCCATTTAACTTGCTGATGGTGACACGTTTGTTAGAAGGTTTCTCTCAATTAGGTGTAGTGGTAGCAGCACCTACTCTTATTGCCAAATTCAGTGCGCCACAACATAGATCCTTGACTATGGGGATTTGGGGCACTTTTTTTGGCGTTGCTTTTGCGGTATGTGGTGGTTTGGGTAAAAGTATTTTAGAAATTCATGGATTAAGTGCTTTGCTATTGAGTCATGGCATCTTGATCAGTGGCATAGGCATTATTTTGTTCTTCATATTGAGAAACAATCCGCTGCTGATTTTATTGCCTGTGGTGGGTGATCAAGGCAGCATACTTGCTCAGATGATACGCATTTATAAAAATCCTCGGGCTCTACTGCCAAGTTTGGTGTTTTTGTTTTATACCTGTACCTTGGTATCGATTCTTACTTATGTTCCGGGGTTAATCAATGACAAGGCATTGCATAAGAGTATGTTGATAATACTGCCATTGTTAAGTACCAGTGGGACATTTCTTGCGGGTGCCATTGCACAATATGTGATGCGGCCGCAGCGTGTGGCTTTGTTGGCGTATTTTGGCGTGGCGCTGGCGGCAATGAGTTTAGTGTTTGTTTCTCATTCCCCTTGGTTGCTTTCCTTCGTGTTGGGAGGCTTAGTACTGTGTCTTGGTATGATTCCAGGTGCTTCCTTGGCGATGATTCCCTACCTTGCACGCAACCCTAAAGAACAAGCTGAGGGTTATGGCTTGTTGGCGCAATTCGGTAATTTGGGAGCGACCATTGGACCACCCAGCTACGCGGCGCTGATGACTCTGTTTGGTTTGTTTGGCATTGTTGGTTTAGTGCTATTGATATGTTTCTTCGGTGTCTTGTTTAGCCTGCTTGCCGCACGTCTCAAGGCAATTACGTAA
- a CDS encoding DMT family transporter yields the protein MIEDRPRPMCFCISEADWLLRVFRAAWCIRFHHPCASYFLEKAKMAGTFFIMIACFTWALDTLIRYPLLGAGYSTLQIVLIEHLTLILFVAPMLWRYRHVYRHLSRISLCCLFFIGGIGSAVGTLAFTEAFQYLNPTVVILLQKLQPIVAILLAYWFLKEQIEGGFVRWAGVILLGSFVMMWPDLRQLGDAQWHYSNDQMSILKGYGFTLVAVCAWGAATVCGKYLSKQNVPANAIMSGRFVAGLMVLAPLAFMQADSLVAMQITDIGLVIVMALLSGFIGMWFYYQGLKTVPAQMATLAELSFPVFAAVINWYFLEMGLTFYQIIGGLMLILGNIGLRIKELRKAELNTWSQSA from the coding sequence AGAAGATCGACCAAGGCCAATGTGTTTCTGTATTTCAGAAGCAGATTGGCTGTTGCGTGTTTTTCGCGCCGCTTGGTGTATTCGTTTTCATCACCCCTGTGCATCTTATTTTTTGGAGAAAGCAAAGATGGCAGGAACATTTTTTATCATGATAGCGTGCTTTACTTGGGCACTGGATACTTTAATTCGTTACCCATTGTTAGGCGCTGGCTATTCCACATTACAAATCGTTCTGATCGAACACCTTACCTTGATTCTGTTTGTCGCCCCTATGTTGTGGCGTTATCGTCATGTTTATCGTCATTTGTCTAGAATAAGTTTGTGTTGCTTGTTTTTCATTGGCGGTATAGGTTCGGCGGTCGGTACTTTGGCCTTTACAGAAGCCTTCCAATACTTGAACCCGACTGTGGTGATTTTATTGCAAAAATTACAGCCTATCGTGGCTATCTTGCTGGCCTATTGGTTCTTAAAAGAACAAATTGAAGGGGGATTTGTACGTTGGGCTGGCGTCATTCTGTTGGGCAGTTTTGTCATGATGTGGCCGGATCTTCGTCAGTTAGGTGACGCTCAGTGGCATTATTCAAATGATCAAATGAGTATTTTAAAAGGTTATGGTTTTACCTTGGTGGCGGTTTGCGCATGGGGCGCGGCAACGGTATGTGGAAAATACTTGTCAAAGCAAAATGTACCAGCAAATGCCATTATGTCAGGGCGCTTTGTCGCCGGTTTGATGGTGTTAGCACCATTGGCCTTTATGCAGGCCGATAGTTTAGTGGCGATGCAAATCACTGATATAGGGCTAGTCATTGTAATGGCCTTATTAAGTGGTTTTATCGGCATGTGGTTTTACTATCAAGGCTTGAAAACCGTACCTGCCCAGATGGCAACCTTGGCAGAATTGTCCTTCCCGGTGTTTGCTGCTGTGATTAACTGGTACTTCTTAGAAATGGGATTAACTTTTTATCAGATTATTGGTGGGCTAATGTTGATCTTAGGGAACATTGGTTTACGTATCAAAGAGCTGCGTAAAGCAGAATTGAATACCTGGTCGCAGAGCGCTTGA